The Triticum aestivum cultivar Chinese Spring chromosome 7B, IWGSC CS RefSeq v2.1, whole genome shotgun sequence genome window below encodes:
- the LOC123156951 gene encoding adenine nucleotide transporter BT1, chloroplastic/mitochondrial isoform X1: MVQPAGAPYPCEHGRSRPESSPSATARVPSHRRPAATTSGPRPPPPSCRHRTPTSTASLLPGPAAASAAARSYSGDQSIVQGGRPPLIVRLQSEAGQGGYPPMAGTMMAVTAKSKNCTLASEKKHGWAIPPLPELRFPWDLQEDKGHKAFSLSLHDSASPHGGLFASVGLKVSTPAPAVSTSPAEQEFKIPFADHCIKYVSSAVGFPVVGAVAESVEEEVVVDGKIIRKKAKKRGLKLKIKIGNPHLRRLVSGAIAGAVSRTCVAPLETIRTHLMVGSNGDSMTEVFQTIMKSEGWTGLFRGNFVNVIRVAPSKAIELFAFDTAKKFLTPKADESSKTPFPPSLVAGALAGVSSTLCTYPLELIKTRLTIEKDVYDNFLHCLVKIVREEGPSELYRGLTPSLIGVVPYAATNYYAYDTLRKLYRKTFKQEEISNIATLLIGSAAGAISSTATFPLEVARKQMQAGAVGGRQVYKNVFHALYCIMEKEGIGGLYKGLGPSCIKLMPAAGISFMCYEACKKILVEAEE, from the exons ATGGTGCAGCCGGCCGGAGCACCCTATCCTTGCGAGCACGGGCGCTCCCGACCAGAGTCCTCCCCGAGcgcgacagctagggttcctagccaCCGCCGGCCCGCCGCCACTACTTCCGGGCCGAGGCCTCCGCCGCCCAGCTGCCGGCACAGGACCCCCACCAGCACCGCCTCCCTCCTTCCTGGgccagccgccgcctccgccgccgcccggagctactCCGGCGACCAGTCCATAG TGCAGGGCGGCCGTCCACCACTGATTGTGCGTCTGCAGTCTGAGGCCGGCCAAGGCGGTTACCCACCCATGGCGGGAACGATGATGGCCGTGACGGCCAAGAGCAAGAACTGCACGCTGGCCTCGGAGAAGAAACATGGGTGGGCTATCCCGCCGCTTCCGGAGCTACGGTTCCCCTGGGATTTGCAAGAAGATAAGGGCCATAAGGCCTTCTCATTAAGCTTGCATGACTCTGCCTCCCCTCATGGTGGGCTGTTTGCTAGCGTCGGTCTCAAAGTGTCGACACCTGCTCCAGCAGTGTCGACCAGTCCGGCGGAGCAGGAGTTCAAGATCCCTTTTGCTGATCACTGCATAAAGTATGTCTCGTCGGCAGTCGGGTTTCCAGTTGTTGGGGCCGTAGCTGAGtctgtggaggaggaggtggtagTGGATGGTAAGATTATTAGGAAGAAGGCCAAGAAGCGTGGGCTGAAACTGAAAATTAAGATTGGTAACCCGCACTTGAGGCGGCTGGTTAGTGGAGCTATTGCGGGGGCGGTCTCGAGGACTTGTGTGGCGCCGTTGGAGACAATTAGGACACACCTGATGGTTGGGAGCAATGGGGATTCAATGACAGAGGTGTTTCAGACAATTATGAAGTCGGAGGGCTGGACAGGGCTGTTCCGTGGGAACTTTGTAAATGTTATCCGTGTTGCTCCAAGCAAGGCGATTGAG CTATTTGCTTTTGATACAGCCAAAAAATTCCTGACTCCAAAGGCTGATGAGTCCTCTAAGACCCCCTTCCCTCCATCACTTGTCGCGGGGGCACTTGCAGGTGTCAGCTCAACACTCTGCACATATCCTCTGGAACTGATCAAGACCCGTCTGACTATAGAG AAAGACGTATATGACAACTTTCTCCATTGCCTCGTCAAGATTGTACGAGAGGAAGGCCCCTCGGAGCTTTACCGTGGTCTGACACCGAGTCTGATAGGAGTGGTGCCATATGCCGCGACCAACTACTACGCCTACGACACCCTGAGGAAGCTCTACAGGAAGACATTCAAGCAGGAGGAGATCAGCAACATTGCAACCCTCCTGATCGGTTCGGCCGCGGGCGCCATCTCGAGCACCGCCACCTTCCCTCTCGAAGTAGCTCGCAAGCAGATGCAGGCAGGGGCGGTGGGCGGAAGGCAGGTCTACAAGAACGTGTTCCATGCGCTCTACTGCATAATGGAGAAGGAAGGGATCGGCGGTCTGTACAAGGGGCTTGGGCCCAGCTGCATCAAGCTCATGCCCGCGGCGGGGATCTCGTTCATGTGCTACGAGGCCTGCAAGAAGATTCTGGTCGAAGCCGAGGAGTAG
- the LOC123156951 gene encoding adenine nucleotide transporter BT1, chloroplastic/mitochondrial isoform X2, which translates to MAGTMMAVTAKSKNCTLASEKKHGWAIPPLPELRFPWDLQEDKGHKAFSLSLHDSASPHGGLFASVGLKVSTPAPAVSTSPAEQEFKIPFADHCIKYVSSAVGFPVVGAVAESVEEEVVVDGKIIRKKAKKRGLKLKIKIGNPHLRRLVSGAIAGAVSRTCVAPLETIRTHLMVGSNGDSMTEVFQTIMKSEGWTGLFRGNFVNVIRVAPSKAIELFAFDTAKKFLTPKADESSKTPFPPSLVAGALAGVSSTLCTYPLELIKTRLTIEKDVYDNFLHCLVKIVREEGPSELYRGLTPSLIGVVPYAATNYYAYDTLRKLYRKTFKQEEISNIATLLIGSAAGAISSTATFPLEVARKQMQAGAVGGRQVYKNVFHALYCIMEKEGIGGLYKGLGPSCIKLMPAAGISFMCYEACKKILVEAEE; encoded by the exons ATGGCGGGAACGATGATGGCCGTGACGGCCAAGAGCAAGAACTGCACGCTGGCCTCGGAGAAGAAACATGGGTGGGCTATCCCGCCGCTTCCGGAGCTACGGTTCCCCTGGGATTTGCAAGAAGATAAGGGCCATAAGGCCTTCTCATTAAGCTTGCATGACTCTGCCTCCCCTCATGGTGGGCTGTTTGCTAGCGTCGGTCTCAAAGTGTCGACACCTGCTCCAGCAGTGTCGACCAGTCCGGCGGAGCAGGAGTTCAAGATCCCTTTTGCTGATCACTGCATAAAGTATGTCTCGTCGGCAGTCGGGTTTCCAGTTGTTGGGGCCGTAGCTGAGtctgtggaggaggaggtggtagTGGATGGTAAGATTATTAGGAAGAAGGCCAAGAAGCGTGGGCTGAAACTGAAAATTAAGATTGGTAACCCGCACTTGAGGCGGCTGGTTAGTGGAGCTATTGCGGGGGCGGTCTCGAGGACTTGTGTGGCGCCGTTGGAGACAATTAGGACACACCTGATGGTTGGGAGCAATGGGGATTCAATGACAGAGGTGTTTCAGACAATTATGAAGTCGGAGGGCTGGACAGGGCTGTTCCGTGGGAACTTTGTAAATGTTATCCGTGTTGCTCCAAGCAAGGCGATTGAG CTATTTGCTTTTGATACAGCCAAAAAATTCCTGACTCCAAAGGCTGATGAGTCCTCTAAGACCCCCTTCCCTCCATCACTTGTCGCGGGGGCACTTGCAGGTGTCAGCTCAACACTCTGCACATATCCTCTGGAACTGATCAAGACCCGTCTGACTATAGAG AAAGACGTATATGACAACTTTCTCCATTGCCTCGTCAAGATTGTACGAGAGGAAGGCCCCTCGGAGCTTTACCGTGGTCTGACACCGAGTCTGATAGGAGTGGTGCCATATGCCGCGACCAACTACTACGCCTACGACACCCTGAGGAAGCTCTACAGGAAGACATTCAAGCAGGAGGAGATCAGCAACATTGCAACCCTCCTGATCGGTTCGGCCGCGGGCGCCATCTCGAGCACCGCCACCTTCCCTCTCGAAGTAGCTCGCAAGCAGATGCAGGCAGGGGCGGTGGGCGGAAGGCAGGTCTACAAGAACGTGTTCCATGCGCTCTACTGCATAATGGAGAAGGAAGGGATCGGCGGTCTGTACAAGGGGCTTGGGCCCAGCTGCATCAAGCTCATGCCCGCGGCGGGGATCTCGTTCATGTGCTACGAGGCCTGCAAGAAGATTCTGGTCGAAGCCGAGGAGTAG